The following proteins come from a genomic window of Nitrospira sp.:
- a CDS encoding NADH-ubiquinone oxidoreductase chain E → MLIDKYKDEISDILSRYPVKRSALIPLLYLAQRDQGYVTESAMQEIAHLLRLTPPQVYETITFYTMFNLKPTGKFHIQVCKSLMCALVGSDTVIEWIKTKLGIAPGESTVDGLFSLSTVECLAACGTGPMMQVNDDYYERLTEDKLDRILADLRSTGSSPLKSGPFMWPEPVSTKR, encoded by the coding sequence ATGCTGATAGATAAATACAAAGACGAGATATCGGACATCCTGAGCCGCTACCCGGTGAAGCGGTCGGCCCTGATCCCCCTGCTCTACCTCGCTCAGCGCGATCAAGGCTACGTGACCGAGTCGGCAATGCAGGAGATCGCGCATCTTCTCAGGCTGACGCCTCCGCAGGTCTATGAGACGATCACGTTTTACACGATGTTTAACCTGAAGCCGACAGGCAAATTCCATATTCAGGTATGCAAGTCCCTCATGTGCGCTCTTGTCGGCTCGGATACGGTGATCGAATGGATCAAAACGAAGTTGGGAATTGCCCCGGGTGAATCGACGGTAGACGGACTATTCAGCCTCAGTACGGTGGAATGTTTGGCCGCCTGTGGGACCGGCCCCATGATGCAGGTCAACGATGACTACTATGAGCGGCTGACCGAGGACAAATTGGACCGGATTTTGGCCGATCTGCGATCGACAGGAAGCAGTCCACTGAAGAGCGGGCCGTTTATGTGGCCGGAGCCCGTCAGCACAAAGCGCTGA